A region of Diceros bicornis minor isolate mBicDic1 chromosome 31, mDicBic1.mat.cur, whole genome shotgun sequence DNA encodes the following proteins:
- the LOC131395349 gene encoding olfactory receptor 5G3-like codes for MITMINLSDPRLHTPMYFFLNHLSFVDVCSSSSIAPKTLCDIFVTKKGISLMGCAAQMWFFGLFIAAECFLLASMAYDRYMAICKPLLYTLIMSQRVCVHLVVGPYATALISTMTHTILTFYLPFCGPNIISHFFCDISPLLSLACADTWINKLVLFILAGAIGVLSGLIIMVSYLCIVVAILKIQTADGRRKAFSTCSSHLAVISILGGTLFFTYVQPGSGSSLDVNKVISLFYTVIIPMLNPLIYSLRNKEVKDAFKKKFERKNSLICR; via the exons atgatcaccatgataaatcta TCAGATCCCAGACTCCACACTCCTATGTACTTTTTCCTTAACCACTTGTCCTTTGTAGATGTTTGTTCCTCCTCTTCCATTGCCCCCAAGACACTGTGTGATATCTTTGTGACGAAAAAAGGCATCTCTCTCATGGGTTGTGCTGCACAGATGTGGTTCTTTGGTCTCTTTATTGCAGCTGAGTGTTTCCTCCTGGCTTCTATGGCATATGACCGGTACATGGCCATCTGTAAGCCCTTGTTGTATACACTCATTATGTCCCAGCGGGTCTGTGTGCACCTGGTGGTAGGACCTTATGCCACAGCTCTGATAAGCACAATGACTCATACAATTCTCACTTTTTACTTACCTTTCTGTGGTCCAAATATTATCAGTCATTTTTTCTGTGACATTTCACCACTGCTTTCCCTCGCATGTGCAGACACCTGGATCAATAAGTTAGTCCTTTTCATCTTGGCTGGAGCTATAGGAGTACTCAGTGGCCTGATCATCATGGTCTCCTATCTTTGCATCGTGGTGGCTATCTTGAAGATCCAGACAGCTGATGGGAGGAGGAAAGCTTTCTCCACTTGTTCTTCTCACCTGGCAGTCATCTCCATCCTAGGTGGAACTCTTTTCTTTACCTATGTTCAGCCTGGCTCAGGTTCCTCCCTAGATGTCAATAAAGTAATATCTCTGTTTTATACTGTGATAATCCCAATGTTGAACCCCCTCATCTACAGCTTGAGGAACAAAGAAGTAAAAGATGCATTCAAGAAGAAGTTTGAAAGGAAAAATTCTCTAATATGTCGGTAA